The proteins below come from a single Natranaerofaba carboxydovora genomic window:
- a CDS encoding HAD family hydrolase, giving the protein MTKTIKGIIFDLDGTLYDPFWPGLVSLKACFELAEKKGFICDSRRQRLKRKINGEELYSYKFWKTIFEEDSKNTGSDEFPLSLIFKKAWFDMDEKKDECCDYLERVWYKVFYEKIRPFPWVHKTMKELEENGFRIGMISDSPVTFGKKKIRALRLDNYFDLNNTIWTKELGYKKPSKHSFIKMCEMMDSNPYELLVIGDVYHKDGSGARNAEMNFLPVSSNCDFNYFLKRLWDVVGGKGNE; this is encoded by the coding sequence GTGACAAAAACTATTAAGGGAATAATATTCGACCTTGATGGTACTTTGTATGACCCTTTTTGGCCTGGACTTGTATCCCTTAAAGCATGCTTTGAATTAGCAGAAAAAAAAGGGTTTATTTGTGATAGCAGAAGACAGAGGCTAAAAAGAAAAATAAATGGGGAGGAACTTTATTCATACAAATTCTGGAAAACTATATTTGAGGAAGACAGTAAAAATACCGGTTCGGATGAGTTTCCTTTGAGCTTGATATTTAAAAAAGCCTGGTTTGATATGGATGAGAAAAAAGATGAGTGCTGCGACTATTTGGAACGGGTATGGTATAAGGTTTTTTATGAGAAAATTAGGCCTTTTCCTTGGGTTCATAAGACAATGAAAGAGCTAGAAGAAAACGGTTTTAGAATTGGAATGATTTCAGATAGTCCCGTTACTTTTGGGAAAAAAAAGATAAGAGCCCTGCGATTGGATAATTATTTTGACTTAAACAATACAATTTGGACAAAAGAACTAGGGTACAAAAAACCAAGTAAACACTCATTTATAAAGATGTGCGAGATGATGGATAGTAACCCTTATGAACTTCTTGTGATTGGAGATGTGTATCACAAAGATGGAAGCGGGGCAAGAAATGCCGAAATGAACTTTTTGCCAGTTAGCAGTAACTGTGATTTTAATTATTTTTTGAAACGGCTATGGGATGTTGTGGGAGGCAAAGGTAATGAATAG
- the modA gene encoding molybdate ABC transporter substrate-binding protein, with product MNRMITIFTMVFVVIFSSFITGCAPRMEDKTLTVGAASSHYFVFQEIGKEFEKEYGIKVDYNFGATGLLYQQFRQGGPMDVFASADVLHVDRLVEEGIIDQEVQELYARGRLVIISPGEDVVRLEDLDKENIDIIAIANPEHAPYGRAAKQALENKGIWEKLSEKIIFGSNLRDAQRYVESGEADAAIISLSMIKEQDESAYYVIDENLHEPIDQKIGVVKNAIAKDEAIKFFEFVTRSEKGKEIMKDYGFSL from the coding sequence ATGAATAGGATGATAACAATATTTACGATGGTGTTTGTTGTAATTTTTTCTTCTTTTATAACTGGTTGTGCACCAAGAATGGAAGATAAAACTTTAACTGTAGGTGCTGCATCATCTCATTATTTTGTATTCCAAGAGATAGGCAAAGAATTTGAAAAGGAGTATGGCATCAAGGTTGATTATAACTTTGGGGCTACAGGCCTTTTGTATCAGCAATTTAGACAGGGTGGGCCTATGGATGTTTTTGCTTCTGCCGATGTTTTGCATGTTGATAGATTAGTTGAAGAAGGGATAATAGATCAAGAAGTACAGGAACTTTATGCAAGAGGAAGACTTGTTATAATAAGTCCTGGAGAAGATGTAGTAAGACTTGAAGATTTAGATAAAGAAAATATAGATATAATTGCTATAGCTAATCCAGAACATGCGCCTTATGGTAGAGCGGCGAAACAGGCACTTGAGAATAAAGGAATATGGGAGAAACTATCTGAAAAAATAATATTTGGCTCTAATCTGAGAGATGCCCAAAGGTATGTCGAAAGCGGAGAGGCAGATGCTGCGATTATATCATTATCAATGATAAAAGAACAGGACGAGTCCGCTTATTATGTTATCGATGAGAACTTACACGAACCTATTGATCAAAAAATAGGAGTTGTCAAAAACGCCATAGCTAAAGATGAAGCGATTAAATTCTTTGAATTTGTAACCCGTTCTGAAAAAGGAAAAGAAATTATGAAAGATTATGGTTTTAGTCTTTAA
- a CDS encoding sulfate/molybdate ABC transporter ATP-binding protein produces the protein MLNCNIKKTYENFELDIDLNVEGGITALFGPSGCGKSLTLRCISGLTEPEEGQVNLNNNIFFDKEKSINTPVKRRNIGFLFQDYALFPHLTVEKNIGFGLKNLSKSEKKEKVNQMLKIMRLDNLGKRYPSQLSGGQKQRVALARTLVVDPDLLLLDEPFSALDAPVRKKMQEELLTIHNKFPVTTLLVTHSLEEAFMLSDNIAVMDDGKILQMGPKEKVLNEPSCRTVARFTGNRNIFSGKIISKEDDHAKIKCNGLILKAPNLNYNLGESVNVSIRPTEVLFVRQDLGKRGLNKDNVFEGTLLDKRIEHSTSYTLFLKLFSFPQNEDDYDLEIHVSLHIYNKLKLASESNVYVTLPPESLSIFKD, from the coding sequence ATGCTAAACTGTAATATTAAGAAAACCTATGAAAATTTTGAGCTTGATATAGATTTGAATGTCGAGGGAGGAATCACTGCTCTTTTTGGTCCATCTGGATGCGGTAAAAGCCTTACCTTAAGATGCATATCCGGGTTAACAGAACCAGAAGAAGGTCAAGTTAACCTAAATAATAATATTTTTTTTGACAAAGAAAAAAGTATTAACACACCTGTAAAGAGGCGAAATATCGGATTTTTATTTCAAGATTATGCTCTTTTCCCGCATCTTACTGTAGAAAAAAATATAGGTTTTGGCTTAAAAAATCTAAGTAAATCTGAAAAAAAAGAAAAAGTAAATCAAATGCTTAAAATTATGCGCCTTGATAACCTGGGAAAAAGATATCCAAGTCAACTATCCGGAGGCCAAAAGCAGCGAGTAGCATTAGCAAGAACTTTAGTCGTAGACCCAGATCTTTTACTCCTTGATGAACCTTTCTCTGCCCTTGATGCTCCAGTAAGAAAAAAGATGCAGGAAGAGCTATTAACTATCCATAATAAATTTCCTGTAACAACGTTGTTGGTTACACACAGCCTTGAAGAAGCTTTCATGTTAAGTGATAACATAGCTGTTATGGACGATGGTAAGATATTACAAATGGGCCCAAAGGAAAAAGTCTTAAACGAGCCTTCCTGTAGGACCGTGGCAAGGTTTACAGGTAATAGAAATATATTTTCTGGCAAAATAATCTCTAAAGAAGACGATCATGCGAAAATAAAATGTAATGGTTTAATATTAAAAGCTCCAAACCTTAATTATAATTTGGGTGAAAGTGTAAACGTTTCCATAAGACCTACCGAGGTTTTATTTGTAAGGCAAGACCTGGGAAAAAGGGGATTAAATAAAGATAATGTTTTTGAGGGAACACTGCTTGACAAAAGAATAGAGCACAGTACCAGCTATACTCTTTTTTTAAAACTTTTTTCTTTTCCACAAAATGAAGACGATTATGATTTAGAAATTCATGTGTCCCTTCATATTTATAATAAACTTAAATTGGCTAGTGAAAGTAACGTTTATGTTACATTACCACCAGAATCGTTAAGCATTTTTAAAGACTAA
- the modB gene encoding molybdate ABC transporter permease subunit, with the protein MDFFPLQLSLRVSIIAVFWAFVTGIPIAYFLAKKSFKGKSLVEAFITLPIVLPPTVLGYYLLILIGRTSFIGDIFFELGIPLVFTWRAAVIASYVVSVPFLIKSARAAFSSVDKNLEDAARLLGRSELEIFFFVTIPLAWRGIATGIVLAFARAIGDFGTTIMISGNIPGRTQTTPIAIYDAVLAGEITRANTLVAIISIVALTVLFLLSKLEGTMSRGEKNAKL; encoded by the coding sequence ATGGACTTTTTCCCACTGCAGCTTTCCCTTAGGGTATCTATAATAGCAGTGTTTTGGGCATTTGTAACTGGGATACCGATAGCTTATTTTTTAGCCAAAAAAAGCTTTAAAGGCAAATCTTTAGTTGAAGCCTTTATTACTTTACCAATAGTACTGCCACCTACAGTACTTGGATATTATCTTCTTATTTTAATTGGAAGAACTAGTTTCATAGGTGATATTTTTTTTGAATTAGGGATACCCCTGGTGTTTACCTGGAGAGCTGCCGTGATTGCTTCTTATGTTGTCTCAGTTCCATTTTTAATCAAATCTGCAAGAGCTGCTTTTTCCTCAGTAGACAAAAACCTTGAGGATGCGGCCAGGTTGCTTGGTAGGTCAGAACTAGAGATATTCTTTTTTGTAACCATACCACTGGCATGGCGTGGAATAGCCACTGGTATTGTGCTAGCCTTCGCTAGGGCTATAGGCGATTTTGGCACAACTATTATGATAAGCGGAAATATACCAGGAAGAACCCAGACAACTCCCATTGCTATCTACGATGCAGTTCTTGCGGGTGAGATCACAAGAGCTAACACCCTTGTTGCTATAATTAGCATAGTGGCACTAACGGTCTTATTTTTATTAAGTAAGCTAGAAGGAACAATGTCTAGAGGTGAAAAGAATGCTAAACTGTAA
- a CDS encoding twin-arginine translocase TatA/TatE family subunit: MFGRFGPWELILVLIIALVIFGPKKLPELGRGLGKGLKEFKGATKELKDSVEEVDKEIKDEAQSATEGLNEDEKSDSEAEPKKAEQ; the protein is encoded by the coding sequence ATGTTTGGACGTTTTGGACCTTGGGAACTTATATTAGTGTTGATTATTGCCCTTGTGATTTTTGGGCCTAAAAAGCTACCAGAACTTGGAAGAGGCCTTGGAAAAGGACTAAAAGAGTTTAAAGGTGCAACAAAAGAGCTAAAAGATAGTGTAGAAGAAGTAGACAAAGAGATAAAAGATGAAGCTCAAAGTGCTACCGAAGGACTTAATGAAGATGAAAAATCTGATTCAGAAGCTGAACCAAAAAAAGCAGAACAGTAA
- the tatC gene encoding twin-arginine translocase subunit TatC, protein MRRSRSDPNEMSFFGHIGELRTRLIWVIATLLVTVVVGFMFSEQVLEILKAPADELVYTAPAEAFLTQLKLALITGLVFAFPVILYNIIAFLLPALEKHERRYLFIVIPFALVLFVGGVLFAYFVMLPIAYSFFIGFGNEELQPFISVREYVSFALGLIIPFGLVFQLPLITMILSQLDLIGPTFLKRNRKIALLVVFLVGAVLTPPDIISQALMAGPLILLYEISIIISRIVVRKKEKQDQIAEQDERY, encoded by the coding sequence ATGAGACGAAGTCGTTCGGACCCAAATGAGATGAGTTTTTTTGGGCACATTGGTGAACTTCGAACAAGACTAATCTGGGTAATTGCGACTTTGCTGGTCACAGTAGTTGTTGGCTTTATGTTCTCGGAGCAGGTACTAGAGATATTAAAAGCCCCTGCTGATGAGCTAGTTTATACAGCGCCTGCGGAAGCCTTTTTGACGCAGTTGAAGCTTGCTCTGATTACGGGGCTTGTTTTTGCTTTCCCGGTTATATTGTATAATATTATAGCTTTTTTGTTACCTGCTTTAGAGAAGCATGAAAGGCGTTATTTATTTATTGTAATACCTTTCGCCCTGGTCTTATTTGTAGGTGGAGTTTTATTTGCTTATTTTGTTATGCTCCCAATAGCATACAGCTTTTTTATAGGTTTTGGTAACGAAGAACTTCAGCCTTTTATCTCTGTAAGAGAGTATGTATCATTTGCCCTTGGACTCATAATTCCTTTTGGGTTGGTTTTTCAGCTGCCTCTTATAACTATGATATTAAGTCAGCTTGACTTAATAGGGCCGACATTTTTGAAGCGTAATAGAAAGATTGCCCTTTTGGTTGTGTTTTTGGTAGGGGCAGTGCTTACGCCGCCGGATATAATCTCACAGGCACTTATGGCTGGTCCATTGATTCTTTTATACGAAATTAGCATTATTATATCGCGTATAGTTGTTAGAAAAAAAGAAAAACAGGACCAAATAGCTGAACAGGATGAAAGATATTAG
- a CDS encoding secondary thiamine-phosphate synthase enzyme YjbQ yields MKSYKEYLWFEVTKRQEFINITPKVREVVKKSGVKEGLCLVNAMHITASVFINDDESGLHSDLEKWLEKLAPHEPVSQYAHNKAEDNAAAHMKREIMGREVVVAISDGELDFGPWEQIFYGEFDGRRKKKALVKVIGE; encoded by the coding sequence ATGAAATCTTATAAAGAATATTTGTGGTTTGAAGTTACTAAGAGACAGGAATTTATTAATATTACTCCAAAAGTTAGAGAAGTAGTTAAAAAAAGCGGCGTGAAAGAAGGGCTTTGCCTTGTTAATGCCATGCATATAACTGCTAGTGTTTTTATCAATGATGATGAATCTGGTCTTCACAGCGACCTAGAAAAGTGGCTTGAGAAGTTGGCTCCTCATGAGCCGGTTTCTCAGTATGCGCACAACAAAGCAGAAGATAATGCTGCAGCCCATATGAAACGTGAAATTATGGGACGTGAAGTTGTTGTAGCTATCTCAGATGGGGAGTTAGATTTTGGGCCCTGGGAGCAAATATTCTATGGTGAATTTGATGGCAGAAGAAAGAAAAAGGCATTAGTTAAAGTAATAGGTGAATAA
- a CDS encoding macro domain-containing protein: protein MKTQVEGIKLEIIQGDIAAQEDMEAVVNAANAHLKPGGGVAGALHKAAGPGLEQEGSKFAPIKPGEAVITGGHNLPNDYVIHCLGPVYGKDEPSDKLLASCYKEALRIADENNISSVAFPALSTGIFGYPMEDAAKIAFETIFEKAKELNKVSHIRFVLFDKKSYDVHENVLSEIKN from the coding sequence ATGAAAACTCAAGTCGAGGGGATTAAACTTGAAATTATTCAAGGTGATATTGCAGCGCAGGAAGATATGGAAGCTGTGGTTAATGCTGCTAATGCTCATCTTAAGCCGGGTGGTGGAGTGGCAGGAGCCCTTCATAAGGCAGCTGGTCCTGGACTTGAACAAGAGGGTAGTAAATTTGCACCGATAAAGCCAGGAGAAGCAGTTATCACAGGGGGTCATAACCTGCCAAATGATTATGTTATCCACTGTCTTGGTCCGGTTTATGGTAAGGATGAACCTTCCGATAAATTACTTGCTTCATGTTATAAAGAAGCACTTAGAATTGCCGATGAAAATAATATCTCTTCAGTGGCTTTTCCTGCGTTATCGACGGGAATATTTGGCTATCCAATGGAGGATGCTGCAAAAATTGCCTTTGAAACAATATTTGAAAAAGCAAAAGAGCTTAATAAAGTTTCTCATATCAGGTTTGTATTGTTTGACAAAAAATCTTATGATGTTCATGAAAACGTTTTAAGTGAAATTAAAAATTAA
- a CDS encoding cysteine hydrolase family protein gives MGYLEDNLGELQVEKTAGNTIVENSKDSALIIVDMLKGFCDTGPLQSPYNHALAGPIASLVKKWEGPIVSIQDAHDEDDKEFNSFPPHCVDGSKEAEVVEPILDALQNKEYEVVKKQTLSPFFGAWNFEDWLVKQQGRGIKEYYVVGNCTDLCIYQTAMGMKMWFAGNKEDVSVNVIVNLVDTYDLPLEETPDGVSSHPRELFNRVFLHHMSLNSINLIEIDLKFK, from the coding sequence TTGGGGTATTTAGAAGATAATCTTGGTGAACTGCAGGTTGAAAAAACAGCCGGTAATACAATTGTTGAAAATTCAAAAGATAGTGCTTTGATAATAGTTGATATGCTGAAAGGATTTTGTGATACAGGACCACTTCAAAGCCCTTATAACCATGCTCTTGCAGGTCCAATAGCCAGTTTAGTGAAAAAATGGGAAGGCCCGATTGTATCGATTCAGGACGCTCATGATGAAGATGATAAAGAATTCAATTCTTTTCCGCCTCACTGTGTAGATGGAAGTAAAGAGGCAGAAGTTGTTGAACCAATATTGGATGCTTTACAAAATAAGGAATACGAAGTAGTAAAAAAGCAGACCTTAAGTCCATTTTTTGGAGCGTGGAATTTTGAAGATTGGCTTGTAAAACAGCAAGGTAGAGGTATTAAAGAGTATTATGTAGTGGGCAATTGTACAGATCTATGTATTTATCAAACGGCCATGGGCATGAAAATGTGGTTTGCTGGCAACAAAGAAGATGTTTCTGTAAATGTTATAGTTAATCTTGTTGATACTTATGACCTCCCCTTAGAAGAAACACCTGATGGAGTATCGTCTCACCCAAGAGAATTATTTAATAGGGTATTCTTACATCATATGAGTTTGAATAGTATAAATTTGATAGAGATAGATCTAAAATTTAAATAG
- a CDS encoding molybdopterin-dependent oxidoreductase, giving the protein MSLKEIMQRGIKRRTFLTVTGVTGIAAFFGLGCEPEEVDEPEEVDELLHYDPAELDYDEGEWKPTGCSGCTSWCAKVAQVIDGRVVRVQGNPESKLHGESSCPRVHLTLQQVYDPDRLKQPMRRTNPNKGLDEDPQWEPISWDEAMDELADKIMDLIERDEAHKFALFRGRYTSLNSINYGTLPSLLGSPNNISHSSICAEAEKWGPYYTEGMWGYRDHDLDNTKYAIFWGVDPLSTNRMVSSMLDVWPKMMENGAKVVVIDPRYSASASKAHEWLPVKSGGDGAMALAMAHVILKEGLWCREFVGDFVNGGEFVPGEEVNEDDFEETETKGVVKWWNLELKDRTPEWAEDICGISAEDIERIAIEFAEAAPQATCWMGGGAVMQIRGAPNSMAVTALNGLVGAVDREGATSDGMGAPTNSFPSADDFSRDMVDDRKIDQRGTLQMPAIADGGISSPGVVTNNVARALNDEDPYMLEVVWSYWNNWNYSGPGTDRWNEALAKLDFLVHSGTHENEMAWFADLLLPSTHHMFEQYSILSQKARRYTHLWMGSRVIDPVFDVKNPETEMVYMLAEKLEEKGFSNVMDWIQTFEDPETGDTPGDPIEFEEIACKIMTQPIWDPDEETDGDQFNGWEDFKEVGVYNSDKYPERHRWGNFDTESGKYEFYPERMKKYFEEFAEEKGISVEELLEACDYQVPDDLDKFYVPHYQEPLIPGQDQEDEYPLTFIDSKSRLNREGRAPNCYWYYELNDVNPGMKPDEDSALINPDDAAEYGIEDGDEIRIISPTGEPGEAVCTARVFPGVRPGEIVKAFGQGHWSHGRVAAGVNSRDDYDRNNPRGGNNNDIIPAVYEKLSGSTVFYAGTKVRIEKI; this is encoded by the coding sequence GTGAGCCTCAAGGAGATCATGCAAAGAGGTATCAAGAGGAGAACGTTTTTGACTGTAACTGGAGTTACTGGTATTGCTGCCTTCTTCGGTCTTGGATGCGAGCCGGAAGAGGTAGACGAGCCTGAAGAAGTGGATGAGCTTCTTCACTATGATCCAGCGGAATTGGATTATGACGAGGGGGAATGGAAACCTACAGGATGTTCTGGATGTACTTCCTGGTGTGCTAAAGTAGCACAGGTTATTGACGGTAGGGTAGTAAGAGTTCAGGGTAATCCTGAATCAAAGCTTCATGGTGAGTCTAGTTGTCCAAGGGTACATCTTACATTACAACAGGTATATGACCCTGACAGACTTAAGCAACCAATGAGAAGGACTAATCCAAACAAAGGGTTAGATGAGGATCCGCAGTGGGAGCCAATCAGCTGGGACGAGGCAATGGATGAACTGGCTGATAAGATTATGGATTTGATTGAAAGAGACGAAGCTCATAAGTTTGCTCTTTTTAGAGGACGTTACACTAGCTTAAATTCAATTAATTATGGAACTCTTCCAAGTTTATTGGGTAGCCCAAATAACATTTCTCACAGTTCAATCTGTGCTGAAGCTGAGAAGTGGGGACCATATTACACTGAAGGAATGTGGGGATATCGTGATCATGATTTGGACAACACGAAGTATGCCATATTCTGGGGTGTAGATCCACTATCAACCAACAGAATGGTTTCTTCAATGTTAGATGTATGGCCAAAGATGATGGAAAATGGAGCCAAAGTAGTTGTAATTGATCCTAGATATTCAGCGAGTGCTTCTAAAGCCCACGAATGGCTACCTGTGAAAAGTGGTGGAGACGGTGCAATGGCTTTAGCTATGGCACATGTAATTTTGAAAGAAGGATTATGGTGCAGAGAATTTGTTGGTGACTTTGTAAATGGTGGAGAATTTGTACCAGGAGAAGAAGTAAATGAAGATGATTTTGAAGAAACAGAAACTAAAGGTGTAGTTAAGTGGTGGAATTTAGAACTTAAAGATAGAACCCCTGAGTGGGCAGAAGATATATGTGGAATTTCAGCAGAGGATATTGAAAGAATTGCAATTGAATTTGCAGAAGCTGCGCCACAGGCTACATGTTGGATGGGTGGCGGTGCTGTTATGCAGATTAGAGGAGCTCCTAACTCTATGGCTGTTACAGCGCTTAATGGTCTTGTTGGTGCGGTTGATAGAGAAGGTGCTACTTCTGATGGAATGGGAGCACCAACCAATTCATTCCCAAGCGCAGATGATTTTTCAAGAGATATGGTAGATGATAGAAAGATAGACCAGCGTGGAACTCTTCAAATGCCAGCTATTGCTGATGGTGGCATAAGTTCGCCTGGTGTTGTTACTAATAACGTAGCAAGAGCTCTAAATGATGAGGATCCATATATGTTAGAGGTAGTTTGGAGTTACTGGAACAACTGGAACTATTCGGGTCCAGGAACAGATCGCTGGAATGAAGCATTGGCTAAACTAGACTTCTTAGTACATTCTGGAACTCATGAAAATGAGATGGCATGGTTTGCAGACCTACTTCTACCATCAACTCATCATATGTTTGAACAGTACAGTATCCTTAGCCAAAAGGCAAGGCGTTATACTCATCTGTGGATGGGTAGTAGAGTAATAGATCCGGTATTTGATGTGAAAAACCCAGAAACTGAAATGGTATATATGTTAGCTGAGAAGTTAGAGGAAAAAGGGTTTTCAAATGTAATGGATTGGATCCAGACTTTTGAGGATCCAGAGACTGGCGACACTCCAGGAGATCCAATAGAATTTGAAGAAATAGCATGTAAGATTATGACTCAGCCAATTTGGGATCCTGATGAGGAAACAGATGGAGATCAATTCAATGGTTGGGAAGACTTCAAGGAAGTTGGGGTCTATAATTCTGACAAGTATCCTGAAAGACATCGTTGGGGTAATTTTGATACAGAATCAGGTAAGTATGAGTTCTATCCTGAAAGAATGAAGAAATACTTTGAAGAATTTGCTGAAGAAAAAGGTATTTCCGTAGAAGAGTTACTAGAAGCATGTGATTATCAAGTTCCTGATGATTTAGATAAATTCTATGTACCGCATTATCAAGAACCTCTTATCCCAGGGCAGGATCAAGAAGATGAGTATCCATTAACCTTTATAGACTCTAAGAGTAGGTTAAATAGAGAAGGTCGTGCGCCTAACTGCTACTGGTATTATGAATTAAATGATGTAAATCCTGGTATGAAACCTGATGAAGATTCAGCACTAATCAACCCAGATGATGCAGCAGAATATGGAATAGAAGATGGGGATGAAATTAGAATCATTTCACCTACTGGGGAGCCTGGAGAAGCAGTTTGTACAGCTAGAGTATTCCCAGGTGTACGCCCTGGAGAGATAGTAAAGGCGTTTGGTCAGGGTCACTGGTCCCACGGTAGAGTAGCTGCAGGCGTCAACTCTAGGGATGATTATGATAGAAATAACCCAAGAGGTGGAAATAACAACGATATAATCCCAGCAGTGTACGAAAAATTAAGTGGAAGCACAGTTTTCTATGCTGGAACTAAAGTAAGAATAGAAAAAATATAA
- a CDS encoding 4Fe-4S dicluster domain-containing protein — MAKYGMVIDLARCAGCGACVMACKAENNVPKGVKWANYKVEYSGEFPNVEFSYIPTQCNHCDDAPCVEGCPAKGEALYYSDNGMTLLNPEECVQCKACVDNCPYDQMSFNDEEAHEFWRDEKGEEVAEAAGSPEVVPYYNPNRALTYQGVRGVDYPEKCTFCDHRVLVGGKEPACVEACPCKARIFGDQEDPDSELNQHLEQNEEHDAGVLGDTEPNVFYVNEYQNK; from the coding sequence GTGGCTAAGTATGGAATGGTCATTGACCTGGCAAGATGTGCTGGCTGTGGTGCCTGTGTAATGGCATGCAAGGCTGAGAATAATGTGCCAAAAGGTGTAAAATGGGCTAATTATAAAGTAGAGTACAGCGGAGAATTCCCAAATGTAGAATTTAGTTATATACCGACGCAATGTAATCATTGTGATGATGCTCCTTGTGTTGAAGGGTGCCCTGCAAAGGGTGAAGCACTATATTATTCAGATAATGGAATGACTTTATTAAATCCTGAAGAATGTGTTCAGTGTAAAGCATGTGTGGACAATTGCCCTTATGATCAAATGAGTTTTAATGATGAAGAAGCTCATGAGTTTTGGAGAGATGAAAAAGGAGAGGAAGTAGCTGAAGCAGCAGGAAGTCCGGAAGTTGTTCCTTACTACAACCCAAATAGAGCACTAACTTATCAAGGGGTTAGAGGTGTAGATTATCCAGAAAAATGTACTTTCTGTGACCACAGGGTTTTAGTAGGAGGAAAAGAACCTGCTTGTGTAGAAGCTTGTCCTTGCAAAGCAAGAATCTTTGGAGATCAAGAAGACCCTGATAGTGAATTAAATCAACACTTAGAACAAAACGAAGAACATGATGCAGGTGTACTTGGAGATACCGAGCCGAATGTATTTTATGTAAATGAATATCAAAATAAGTAA
- a CDS encoding TorD/DmsD family molecular chaperone has protein sequence MNTDQNILDKDKMTPVRFGFYNLLSASLYQPEEDLLEENFVDVLVELAKNFNLELNDEAEKLRELITGKSCDLKDLKVDYAKLFVGPSKLLAPPYESVYKDEGYTVMGDSTMKVKKFYEKAGMKLDDDCKEPQDHIAFEMNFMSFLCEGEDKLRKEGKTQRADELLAIQKNFFVNHPYTWVNELTKNIKEYAETDFYKIIACILEKFVEKENEYLNTVLD, from the coding sequence ATGAATACCGATCAAAATATTCTTGATAAAGATAAAATGACACCTGTAAGATTTGGATTTTATAACCTGCTTAGTGCATCGTTGTATCAACCTGAAGAAGATCTGTTGGAAGAAAATTTTGTCGATGTATTAGTTGAGCTGGCAAAAAATTTTAACTTAGAACTCAATGATGAAGCTGAAAAATTAAGAGAGCTAATAACTGGGAAAAGCTGTGATCTAAAGGACTTGAAAGTTGACTATGCTAAACTTTTTGTTGGTCCTTCAAAACTTCTTGCACCTCCTTATGAATCAGTATATAAAGACGAAGGATATACAGTGATGGGTGATTCTACAATGAAAGTTAAAAAGTTTTATGAAAAGGCAGGCATGAAATTGGATGATGATTGCAAAGAGCCTCAGGATCATATAGCATTTGAAATGAATTTTATGTCATTTTTATGCGAAGGTGAAGATAAATTAAGAAAAGAAGGAAAAACACAAAGGGCTGATGAATTACTAGCTATACAGAAAAATTTCTTTGTTAATCATCCTTATACTTGGGTAAATGAATTAACTAAAAATATTAAAGAATATGCTGAAACAGATTTTTATAAAATAATCGCCTGTATATTAGAAAAATTTGTAGAAAAAGAAAACGAATATCTAAACACTGTATTAGACTAG